A single window of Bufo bufo chromosome 10, aBufBuf1.1, whole genome shotgun sequence DNA harbors:
- the ZNRD2 gene encoding protein ZNRD2: protein MALQESDDDTWSPPSDADLKLLRARRERQDKISRRMGDYLLNGYRMLAESCDTCGTILLQNRQKKTLCIACEELDSDTEKDNPVLNPQAALSQVREHQLSLQENHVHDVPAAVTPVIKPESGPVDDAAAAANVPDPIASAEGALLEKMSWATHQLKETSSVEYSSQLCTLIGTCAQSLKSLRDLPH, encoded by the exons ATGGCGTTACAAG AAAGTGATGATGATACATGGTCTCCACCCTCTGATGCCGATCTGAAGCTTTTGAGAGCACGGCGTGAGCGCCAAGATAAGATTAGCAGGAGAATGGGAGATTACTTATTGAACGGATACAGAATGCTTGCGGAAAGCTGTGATACGTGTGGG ACTATATTATTACAGAACcgacagaaaaaaacactttgCATCGCGTGTGAAGAACTTGACTCAGATACTGAAAAGGATAACCCAG tCCTCAACCCTCAAGCTGCCCTGTCCCAGGTGCGTGAGCATCAGCTTTCTCTACAGGAGAACCATGTTCATGATGTCCCAGCAGCTGTTACTCCTGTGATAAAGCCTGAGTCCGGCCCTgtagatgatgctgctgctgctgctaatgtTCCTGATCCTATAGCTTCTGCCGAGGGTGCTCTTCTAGAGAAGATGAGCTGGGCCACTCACCAGCTGAAAGAAACCAGTTCTGTGGAGTACAGCTCCCAACTGTGCACACTCATTGGCACTTGTGCCCAGAGTCTGAAGTCACTTCGAGATCTGCCACATTGA